Proteins co-encoded in one Flavobacterium fluviale genomic window:
- a CDS encoding glycoside hydrolase family 30 protein: MKKNSLNILCLLLTVAAIAQQPKTKKEFTTNGKKITVYTTAENSKLRLTSTDNLTFSAAKQPLETEFSVFIEPAKKFQTFMGIGGAITDASAEIFAKLSKEKQAEFLNAYYDQQKGIGYSLLRTTIQSSDFSSGSYSYIEEGDKDLKTFSIDHDKQYRIPLIKQAIQKAGGKLPTYAAPWSPNAFMKSNKNVLKGGTLLPEYYQTWANFYAKFIKAYEKEGIPIWGTSTQNEPMAVQTWESCIYTAEAERDFIKNYLGPTLKKENLGNKKIIVWDHNRDLMNYRANVIYSDPEAAKYVWGMGFHWYETWSGGAPMFDNVAKVNEAYPDKKLMFTEGCVEKFDASKYQFWGNAERYGINMINDFNNGTVAWTDWNILLDQNGGPNHVGNFCFAPIHADTTTGELIYTPSFYYIGHFSKFIRPNAVRVSTAVSRSALLSTSFLNTDGTMATVVMNQSENELTYNLIIGAAKAVVKIPPRAIQTLVY; this comes from the coding sequence ATGAAAAAAAATAGTCTAAATATTTTATGCCTTTTGTTAACTGTTGCAGCTATTGCACAACAGCCAAAAACAAAAAAAGAATTTACAACCAATGGCAAAAAAATAACCGTTTACACTACCGCAGAGAACTCAAAGTTACGATTAACTTCAACAGATAATTTGACTTTTTCTGCAGCAAAACAACCTCTTGAAACAGAGTTTTCGGTTTTTATAGAGCCAGCAAAAAAGTTTCAGACTTTTATGGGAATCGGCGGTGCAATTACAGACGCAAGTGCCGAAATATTTGCTAAACTTTCAAAAGAAAAACAAGCAGAATTCTTAAACGCTTATTACGATCAGCAAAAAGGTATTGGCTATTCTTTGCTAAGAACAACTATTCAAAGTTCCGATTTTAGCAGTGGAAGCTATTCCTATATCGAAGAAGGCGACAAAGATTTGAAAACTTTTTCTATTGATCATGATAAGCAATATCGTATTCCTTTAATAAAACAAGCTATTCAAAAAGCAGGCGGAAAGCTGCCAACTTATGCAGCGCCTTGGTCGCCAAATGCTTTTATGAAAAGTAATAAAAATGTACTAAAAGGCGGCACACTGCTTCCAGAATACTATCAGACATGGGCAAATTTCTATGCAAAATTTATAAAAGCATACGAAAAAGAAGGCATCCCGATTTGGGGAACTTCTACGCAAAATGAACCTATGGCAGTTCAAACTTGGGAATCTTGTATTTATACCGCAGAAGCTGAAAGAGATTTTATTAAAAATTATCTTGGACCTACGTTGAAAAAAGAGAATCTGGGTAATAAAAAAATCATTGTTTGGGATCATAACCGCGATTTAATGAATTACCGTGCCAATGTAATTTACTCTGATCCAGAAGCTGCGAAATATGTTTGGGGAATGGGATTTCACTGGTATGAAACGTGGTCTGGCGGCGCGCCGATGTTTGATAATGTTGCTAAAGTAAATGAAGCATATCCAGACAAAAAATTAATGTTTACAGAAGGATGCGTAGAAAAATTTGATGCATCAAAATATCAATTCTGGGGTAATGCAGAACGTTACGGAATCAATATGATTAACGATTTCAATAACGGAACGGTAGCTTGGACAGATTGGAATATTTTATTAGATCAAAATGGAGGACCTAATCACGTTGGCAATTTCTGCTTTGCACCAATACATGCCGATACAACCACTGGAGAATTAATTTATACTCCTTCTTTTTATTACATTGGGCACTTTTCTAAATTCATACGTCCAAATGCGGTAAGAGTAAGTACTGCGGTCAGCAGAAGCGCACTGTTAAGCACATCATTTTTAAATACTGATGGAACTATGGCAACAGTTGTTATGAACCAGTCAGAAAATGAGCTTACTTATAATTTGATTATTGGAGCGGCAAAAGCGGTAGTTAAAATTCCGCCTAGAGCTATACAAACGCTTGTTTATTAA
- a CDS encoding glycoside hydrolase family 30 protein has product MKNISKKLQILVLLPVIAMQFNCGSSKNVTANSGKVESWMTTSDETSKLKKQPDLVFSSEANSNQTIEVNPAEKFQIIEGFGFSLTGGSAQAIIKLDKPKREALLQELFSRKNDAIGLSYLRVSIGASDLNEKVFSYDDMPEGQTDLKLEKFNLGPDLEDVIPVLKEILAINPKIKIMGSPWSPPVWMKDNGSSKGGSLQPKYYQVYAEYFVKYIQAMKSHGIVIDAITPQNEPLHPGNNPSLLMLAEQQADFIGNHLGPAFAKAKIKTKIIVYDHNCNKPEYPLTILKDPKANPFVAGSAFHLYEGDISALTTVHNAFPDKDLYFTEQYTGTGTNFETDLKWSVKNVVIGSMRNWSKNALSWGLANDEFYKPFTPGGCSTCKGALMIDQNQNIKREVGYYIIGHASKFVPEGSVRIASNIVGNLHNVSFKTPLGQIVLIVENDGASAETFNIKYNQKQTSTTLNAGAVATYVW; this is encoded by the coding sequence ATGAAAAACATCAGTAAAAAACTTCAAATCCTAGTTTTACTGCCTGTAATAGCCATGCAGTTCAATTGCGGATCTTCAAAAAATGTTACAGCTAATTCGGGAAAAGTTGAATCTTGGATGACTACTTCAGACGAGACTTCAAAACTCAAAAAACAGCCTGATTTAGTTTTTAGTTCAGAGGCAAATTCAAATCAGACAATTGAGGTAAATCCTGCGGAGAAATTTCAAATCATAGAAGGTTTCGGGTTTTCATTAACCGGCGGAAGTGCTCAGGCAATTATAAAACTAGACAAACCAAAGAGAGAAGCTTTGCTTCAGGAATTGTTTTCTAGAAAAAATGATGCTATTGGTTTGAGTTATCTGCGAGTTAGTATTGGAGCATCAGATTTGAATGAGAAAGTTTTTTCGTATGATGATATGCCGGAAGGCCAGACCGATTTAAAATTGGAAAAATTTAATTTAGGACCAGATTTAGAAGATGTAATTCCAGTTTTAAAAGAAATTTTAGCCATAAATCCTAAGATTAAAATAATGGGTTCTCCGTGGTCGCCTCCAGTTTGGATGAAAGATAACGGAAGCTCAAAAGGCGGTAGTTTACAGCCCAAGTATTATCAGGTATATGCCGAATATTTTGTAAAATATATTCAGGCAATGAAATCGCATGGAATTGTTATTGATGCCATTACACCTCAAAACGAGCCTTTGCATCCAGGAAACAATCCAAGTTTATTGATGCTGGCAGAACAGCAGGCAGATTTTATAGGCAATCATTTAGGTCCCGCTTTTGCGAAAGCCAAAATCAAAACCAAAATTATTGTTTACGATCATAATTGCAACAAACCCGAATATCCTTTGACGATTTTAAAAGATCCAAAAGCAAATCCTTTTGTTGCTGGTTCAGCTTTTCATTTATACGAAGGAGATATTAGTGCTCTAACAACAGTTCATAATGCTTTTCCAGATAAAGATTTGTATTTTACCGAACAATATACAGGAACAGGAACAAATTTTGAAACTGACTTGAAATGGAGTGTCAAAAATGTAGTAATTGGTTCTATGCGTAACTGGAGTAAAAATGCACTTTCGTGGGGATTAGCCAATGATGAATTTTACAAACCTTTTACACCAGGAGGATGTTCGACTTGTAAAGGAGCGTTGATGATCGATCAAAACCAAAATATAAAAAGAGAAGTGGGATATTATATTATAGGACATGCTTCTAAATTTGTACCAGAAGGTTCAGTAAGAATAGCTAGTAATATAGTAGGAAATTTACACAATGTTTCTTTTAAAACTCCGTTAGGACAAATCGTTCTGATTGTAGAAAATGATGGAGCTTCGGCAGAAACTTTTAATATCAAATACAACCAAAAACAAACTTCAACCACACTAAACGCGGGTGCAGTAGCTACCTACGTTTGGTAA
- a CDS encoding glycoside hydrolase family 30 protein: MKATTQIVLSAFILIQLSCFSSKLTAHKNNASSQKNNKIKVYTTAENTNWKLSLSNDLISNNNSTQQKTSTVSIIVNTEKTDQTFLGIGGAITDATAEVFARLSPKKQKEFLNAYYDKKNGIGYTLARTNIHSCDFSSESYTYIAEGDKDLRTFTIDHDRKYRIPLIKKAIETAGGKLTLFVSPWSPPAFMKDNNDILHGGVLLPEFAPSWALYYAKFIKAYEKEGIPIWGLTVQNEPMARQSWESCIYTPEAERDFLKNHLGPTLEKEGLGSKNVIIWDHNRGDMLEKRANLVFSDPEVSKYAWGIGFHWYETWNGGPPQFESVAKVHEAFPNKNLIFTEGCIEKFDAKKYQFWGNAERYGINMINDFNNGTAAWTDWNILLDQNGGPNHVGNFCFAPIHADTTEDELIITPMYYYIGHFSKFIRPNAKRVLETISDKSLLSTSFKNSDGQLITIVMNQSEKEIVYSLENQNIKNTITIPAHAIQTIVY, translated from the coding sequence ATGAAAGCCACAACTCAAATAGTGCTGTCAGCCTTTATACTAATACAATTAAGCTGTTTTTCCTCAAAACTTACAGCTCATAAAAACAATGCTTCATCGCAGAAAAACAACAAAATAAAGGTTTATACAACTGCCGAAAACACCAATTGGAAATTGTCATTATCTAATGATTTAATTTCGAATAACAACAGTACACAACAAAAAACTTCAACAGTATCCATTATTGTAAATACTGAAAAAACAGATCAGACTTTCCTCGGAATTGGCGGTGCAATTACAGACGCAACTGCAGAAGTTTTCGCCAGATTATCTCCTAAAAAACAAAAGGAATTTTTAAATGCCTACTACGACAAAAAAAATGGTATTGGCTATACTTTAGCGAGAACCAATATTCACAGCTGTGATTTTAGCAGCGAAAGCTATACTTATATTGCTGAAGGAGATAAGGATTTGAGAACCTTCACTATTGATCACGATCGAAAATATAGAATTCCATTAATTAAAAAAGCAATTGAAACAGCCGGCGGAAAACTAACATTATTTGTAAGCCCATGGAGTCCCCCAGCTTTTATGAAAGACAATAATGATATTTTGCACGGCGGCGTTTTGCTGCCTGAATTTGCACCATCTTGGGCATTGTATTATGCAAAATTTATAAAAGCCTACGAAAAAGAAGGGATTCCAATTTGGGGTTTAACAGTTCAAAATGAACCAATGGCCAGACAAAGCTGGGAATCTTGCATTTATACTCCAGAAGCAGAAAGGGATTTTCTTAAAAATCATCTTGGTCCAACTTTAGAAAAAGAAGGATTAGGTTCTAAAAATGTCATTATTTGGGATCACAACAGAGGAGATATGCTGGAGAAACGTGCTAATCTTGTTTTTTCAGATCCTGAGGTTTCTAAATACGCGTGGGGAATTGGATTTCATTGGTATGAAACCTGGAACGGAGGCCCGCCTCAATTTGAATCTGTAGCAAAGGTTCATGAAGCATTTCCAAACAAAAATTTAATATTTACAGAAGGCTGTATTGAAAAATTTGATGCAAAAAAATATCAGTTTTGGGGAAATGCAGAACGTTACGGAATCAATATGATTAATGATTTTAACAACGGAACAGCTGCGTGGACAGATTGGAATATTCTTTTAGACCAAAATGGAGGACCGAATCATGTGGGTAATTTTTGCTTTGCGCCCATTCATGCCGACACTACAGAAGATGAATTAATTATCACTCCAATGTACTATTATATTGGGCATTTCTCCAAATTTATTAGGCCAAATGCCAAAAGAGTATTGGAAACAATAAGTGATAAATCTTTATTGAGTACTTCTTTTAAAAATTCTGACGGACAATTGATTACTATCGTAATGAATCAATCTGAAAAAGAGATTGTTTATTCTTTAGAAAATCAAAACATAAAAAATACAATTACAATTCCGGCGCATGCTATACAGACAATTGTATATTAA
- a CDS encoding glycoside hydrolase family 16 protein, with translation MINLVNRAGVFTLILLFVFQSCSSNNDGGGDDAPVSAAPTNLSVQVEVVGKTAENPNGDGSGKIQLTMNAANATSYKVSINNELKEVTTGSLTYEFTGSGTQTFPIIVSAYNGGKFISSSTSVTIYIARKVIWSDEFNVDGAPDSSKWGYNTGTGNGWGNNELQYYTNRSENVKIEGGVLKITAIKENYLGSQYTSTRMLTKGKFSFKYGRAEVRAKLPAGGGTWPAFWLLGDNIDTAGWPACGEIDILESVGNNPNVIHSSLHSPGRSGNTPDTKTTTAPNSTTEFHIYAAEWSAENIKFYVDDNLFYTYKNSSTTPFNQKFFIILNFAMGGNFGGAVDPNFTNATYEVDYVRVYN, from the coding sequence ATGATCAACCTTGTAAATAGGGCTGGTGTGTTTACACTAATCTTATTATTTGTATTTCAATCTTGCAGCAGTAATAACGATGGCGGAGGAGACGACGCTCCGGTTTCGGCAGCGCCGACAAATCTTTCTGTTCAGGTTGAAGTTGTTGGAAAAACAGCAGAAAATCCTAATGGGGACGGAAGCGGAAAAATTCAATTGACGATGAATGCTGCAAATGCAACATCTTATAAAGTTTCAATCAATAATGAACTGAAAGAAGTTACAACGGGCAGTTTAACCTACGAATTTACAGGTTCTGGAACACAAACTTTTCCAATTATTGTTTCGGCTTATAATGGTGGGAAATTTATTAGCAGTTCAACTTCTGTCACTATTTATATAGCAAGAAAAGTAATCTGGTCAGACGAATTTAATGTTGACGGTGCGCCAGATTCTTCAAAATGGGGTTACAATACAGGAACTGGTAACGGCTGGGGAAATAATGAATTACAATATTACACCAACCGATCTGAAAATGTAAAAATTGAAGGAGGAGTTCTTAAAATAACGGCAATCAAAGAAAATTACTTAGGCAGTCAATATACTTCTACAAGAATGCTCACGAAAGGTAAATTTTCATTCAAATACGGAAGAGCAGAAGTTCGAGCAAAATTACCAGCTGGTGGTGGAACCTGGCCTGCATTCTGGCTGCTTGGAGATAATATTGATACCGCTGGATGGCCTGCCTGCGGCGAAATTGATATTTTAGAATCAGTTGGAAACAACCCGAATGTAATTCATTCCTCTCTTCATTCTCCAGGGCGTTCTGGAAATACTCCTGACACAAAAACTACAACTGCTCCAAACTCAACTACAGAATTTCATATTTATGCGGCAGAATGGAGTGCTGAGAATATTAAATTTTATGTAGATGATAATTTATTCTATACTTACAAAAATTCAAGTACAACTCCGTTTAACCAAAAATTCTTTATCATTCTAAATTTTGCAATGGGAGGAAACTTTGGAGGAGCTGTAGATCCAAATTTTACAAATGCAACCTACGAAGTTGATTATGTAAGGGTGTATAATTAA
- a CDS encoding endonuclease/exonuclease/phosphatase family protein, with the protein MKKINKLVFAVMLLLAVNSFYGQNLKIMTYNIRLDVASDGENAWPKRKDYFTSQIRFYSPDIFGVQEATPNQVIDIASALPNYNKFGIGREEGGLGEASSIYYKKDRFKVEQSNTFWLSETPNVVSRGWDAACNRVCTYGLFKDLKTKKTFWVFNLHLDHMGEVARVKGVELVLSKIKEINTKNYPAFLMGDFNSEPETKQIVEIKKVMDDTKDVSKEKPFGPSGTFNDFKHNEPVTLLLDYIFISKNSGLNIQKHAVLSDSKDLKYPSDHLPVLIEID; encoded by the coding sequence ATGAAAAAGATAAACAAACTTGTTTTCGCAGTAATGCTGCTTTTAGCTGTAAACTCATTTTATGGTCAGAATTTAAAAATCATGACCTACAATATCCGCTTAGATGTTGCTTCAGATGGAGAAAACGCCTGGCCAAAGCGAAAAGATTATTTTACTTCTCAAATTCGTTTTTACAGCCCGGATATTTTTGGAGTGCAGGAAGCAACACCCAATCAAGTTATTGATATAGCATCGGCTCTGCCAAATTATAACAAATTTGGAATCGGCAGAGAAGAAGGAGGTTTGGGAGAAGCTTCTTCGATTTACTATAAAAAAGATCGTTTTAAAGTAGAGCAATCCAATACTTTTTGGTTGTCAGAAACGCCAAATGTGGTTTCAAGAGGATGGGATGCAGCTTGTAACAGAGTTTGTACTTACGGTCTTTTTAAAGATTTAAAAACCAAGAAAACGTTTTGGGTTTTTAATCTTCATTTAGATCATATGGGAGAAGTTGCCCGAGTAAAAGGTGTCGAACTTGTTCTTTCTAAAATAAAAGAAATAAATACTAAAAACTATCCCGCTTTTTTAATGGGAGATTTTAACTCAGAACCTGAGACTAAACAAATTGTCGAGATCAAAAAAGTAATGGATGATACCAAAGATGTTTCAAAAGAAAAACCTTTTGGACCTTCAGGAACTTTCAACGACTTTAAGCATAATGAACCCGTAACATTATTATTAGATTACATCTTTATATCAAAAAATAGCGGACTTAATATTCAGAAACATGCAGTTCTAAGTGATTCTAAAGATTTAAAATATCCGTCGGATCATTTACCTGTTTTAATAGAAATAGATTAA
- a CDS encoding glycoside hydrolase family 30 protein, with amino-acid sequence MKLNISNTIKAFFFMTAVMAQVKCSSSNDAVENPPVNPPVVNPPVVVTNDVDFWLTKGDQSVLLAKQAGTLGFGTLPNTYTNIEVKESQKYQTVDGFGYTLTGGSVDVINQLNAARRTALMQELFGTGENSIGVSYIRISIGASDLNAEPFTYNDLATGETDLSLAKFSLEKDKNLIAMLKEILAINPKILILATPWSAPLWMKDINSFKGGKLKAEYYDVYAKYFVKYIQQMKAEGITIDAVTPQNEPLHDGNNPSMYMSAIDQTNFIKNNLGPAFKTANLKVKIIAYDHNCDNPNYPKAVLADADAFPFVDGSAFHLYAGDISALTNVYNSYPTKNVYFTEQWTSSEGQFAGDLKWHLRNVIIGSMRNYSKNALEWNVANNANFGPHTDGGCTMCKGAITITSSDSYQRNVAYYIIAHASKFVPMGSIRIESNSGGNLQNAAFITPSGSKVLIVENDGSATETFNIKFNGKWVATSLEAGSVGTYTWK; translated from the coding sequence ATGAAATTGAATATCAGTAATACAATAAAAGCATTTTTCTTTATGACAGCCGTAATGGCTCAGGTAAAATGCTCGTCTTCCAATGATGCTGTCGAGAATCCACCGGTAAATCCGCCAGTTGTAAACCCTCCTGTGGTTGTTACAAACGATGTTGATTTTTGGCTGACAAAAGGAGATCAAAGCGTTTTATTAGCAAAGCAGGCTGGTACATTAGGATTTGGTACATTACCAAACACGTATACCAATATTGAAGTTAAAGAATCTCAGAAATATCAAACGGTTGATGGTTTTGGATATACACTAACGGGTGGAAGTGTAGATGTTATAAATCAATTAAATGCGGCAAGAAGAACTGCCCTTATGCAGGAGTTATTTGGAACAGGAGAAAATTCAATTGGAGTAAGTTATATCAGGATCAGTATTGGCGCATCAGATTTAAATGCAGAACCTTTTACTTATAATGATCTTGCAACGGGAGAAACAGATTTGAGTCTGGCTAAATTTAGTTTAGAAAAAGATAAAAACCTGATTGCAATGCTGAAAGAAATTCTGGCCATTAATCCTAAAATCTTAATTTTAGCAACACCTTGGTCTGCACCACTTTGGATGAAAGACATAAACAGTTTTAAAGGCGGTAAATTGAAAGCAGAATATTATGATGTTTACGCAAAATATTTTGTAAAATACATCCAGCAGATGAAAGCAGAGGGAATTACGATCGATGCGGTAACGCCTCAAAACGAACCTCTTCACGACGGAAATAATCCAAGTATGTATATGTCTGCAATAGACCAGACGAACTTTATTAAAAATAATTTAGGGCCGGCATTCAAAACGGCAAATCTAAAGGTAAAAATTATCGCTTACGACCACAATTGCGATAATCCTAATTATCCTAAAGCTGTTTTGGCAGATGCCGATGCGTTTCCTTTTGTAGACGGTTCAGCATTTCACCTTTATGCGGGAGATATTAGTGCTTTAACCAATGTTTATAATTCGTATCCCACTAAAAATGTATATTTCACAGAACAATGGACATCGTCTGAAGGACAGTTTGCGGGCGACTTAAAATGGCATCTTCGAAATGTAATTATAGGTTCAATGAGAAATTACAGTAAAAATGCTTTGGAATGGAATGTAGCTAATAATGCCAATTTTGGTCCGCATACAGATGGAGGCTGTACCATGTGTAAAGGCGCTATTACAATTACATCTTCAGATAGTTATCAGCGAAATGTAGCGTATTATATTATTGCGCATGCTTCTAAATTTGTTCCAATGGGTTCTATTAGAATTGAAAGTAATTCAGGAGGAAATTTACAAAACGCCGCATTTATTACACCTTCTGGATCTAAAGTTTTGATTGTTGAAAATGATGGATCGGCAACAGAAACCTTCAATATTAAATTTAACGGAAAGTGGGTTGCAACTTCTCTAGAAGCAGGATCAGTTGGAACTTATACTTGGAAATAA